The following coding sequences lie in one Rhinolophus ferrumequinum isolate MPI-CBG mRhiFer1 chromosome 14, mRhiFer1_v1.p, whole genome shotgun sequence genomic window:
- the PLAG1 gene encoding zinc finger protein PLAG1 isoform X1, with protein sequence MATVIPGDLSEVRDTQKVPSGKRKRGETKPRKNFPCQLCDKAFNSVEKLKVHSYSHTGERPYKCIQQDCTKAFVSKYKLQRHMATHSPEKTHKCNYCEKMFHRKDHLKNHLHTHDPNKETFKCEECGKNYNTKLGFKRHLALHAATSGDLTCKVCLQTFESTGVLLEHLKSHAGKSSGGIKEKKHQCEHCDRRFYTRKDVRRHMVVHTGRKDFLCQYCAQRFGRKDHLTRHMKKSHNQELLKVKTEPVDFLDPFTCNVSVPIKDELLPVMSLPSSELLSKPFTNTLQLNLYNTPFQSMQSSGSAHQMITTLPLGMTCPIDMDAVHPSHHLSFKYPFSSTSYAISIPEKEQPLKGEIESYLMELQGGVPSSSQDSQASSSKLGLDPQIGSLDDGAGDLSLSKSSISISDPINTPALDFSQLFNFIPLNGPPYNPISVGSLGMSYSQEEAHSSVSQLPPQTQDLPDPANTLGLGSLHSLSAAFTSSLSTSTTLPRFHQAFQ encoded by the exons ATGGCCACTGTCATTCCTGGTGATTTGTCAGAAGTAAGAGATACCCAGAAAGTCCCTTCAGGGAAACGTAAGCGTGGTGAAACCAAACCAAGAAAAAACTTTCCTTGCCAACTGTGTGACAAGGCCTTTAACAGTGTTGAGAAATTAAAGGTTCACTCCTACTCTCACACAGGAGAGAGGCCCTACAAGTGCATACAACAAGACTGCACCAAGGCCTTTGTTTCTAAGTACAAATTACAAAG GCACATGGCTACTCATTCTCCTGAGAAAACCCACAAGTGTAATTATTGTGAGAAAATGTTTCACCGAAAAGATCACCTGAAGAATCACCTACATACACATGACCCTAACAAAGAGACATTTAAGTGTGAAGAATGTGGCAAGAACTATAATACCAAGCTTGGGTTCAAACGTCACTTGGCCTTGCATGCTGCAACAAGTGGTGACCTCACTTGCAAGGTCTGTTTGCAGACTTTCGAAAGCACAGGAGTGCTGCTGGAGCACCTTAAATCTCATGCAGGCAAGTCGTCTGGcgggattaaagaaaaaaagcaccaGTGTGAGCATTGTGATCGCCGGTTCTACACCCGGAAAGATGTCCGGAGACATATGGTGGTGCACACTGGAAGAAAGGACTTCCTCTGTCAGTATTGTGCACAGAGATTTGGACGAAAGGATCACCTGACTCGACATATGAAGAAGAGTCACAATCAAGAACTTCTGAAGGTCAAAACAGAACCAGTGGATTTTCTGGATCCATTTACCTGTAATGTCTCTGTGCCCATAAAAGATGAGCTCCTTCCGGTGATGTCCTTACCTTCCAGTGAACTGTTATCAAAGCCATTCACAAACACTTTGCAGTTAAACCTCTATAACACTCCATTTCAGTCCATGCAGAGCTCGGGGTCTGCCCACCAAATGATCACAACTTTACCTTTGGGAATGACGTGCCCAATAGATATGGATGCCGTTCATCCTTCTCACCACCTTTCTTTCAAATACCCATTCAGTTCTACCTCATATGCAATTTCTATTCCTGAAAAAGAACAGCCATTGAAGGGGGAAATTGAGAGCTATCTGATGGAGCTACAAGGTGGTGTGCCCTCTTCATCCCAGGATTCTCAAGCATCATCATCTAAACTAGGGTTGGATCCTCAGATTGGGTCCCTTGATGATGGTGCAGGGGACCTCTCCCTGTCAAAAAGCTCTATTTCTATCAGTGACCCCATAAACACCCCAGCATTGGATTTTTCTCAGTTGTTTAATTTCATACCATTAAATGGTCCTCCCTATAATCCTATATCAGTGGGGAGCCTTGGAATGAGTTATTCCCAAGAAGAAGCACATTCTTCTGTGTCTCAGCTCCCCCCACAGACACAGGATCTGCCCGATCCTGCAAACACTCTAGGCCTGGGGTCTCTTCACTCACTGTCGGCAGCTTTCACAAGTAGTTTAAGCACAAGCACCACCCTGCCACGTTTCCATCAGGCTTTTCAGTAG
- the PLAG1 gene encoding zinc finger protein PLAG1 isoform X2 yields the protein MATHSPEKTHKCNYCEKMFHRKDHLKNHLHTHDPNKETFKCEECGKNYNTKLGFKRHLALHAATSGDLTCKVCLQTFESTGVLLEHLKSHAGKSSGGIKEKKHQCEHCDRRFYTRKDVRRHMVVHTGRKDFLCQYCAQRFGRKDHLTRHMKKSHNQELLKVKTEPVDFLDPFTCNVSVPIKDELLPVMSLPSSELLSKPFTNTLQLNLYNTPFQSMQSSGSAHQMITTLPLGMTCPIDMDAVHPSHHLSFKYPFSSTSYAISIPEKEQPLKGEIESYLMELQGGVPSSSQDSQASSSKLGLDPQIGSLDDGAGDLSLSKSSISISDPINTPALDFSQLFNFIPLNGPPYNPISVGSLGMSYSQEEAHSSVSQLPPQTQDLPDPANTLGLGSLHSLSAAFTSSLSTSTTLPRFHQAFQ from the coding sequence ATGGCTACTCATTCTCCTGAGAAAACCCACAAGTGTAATTATTGTGAGAAAATGTTTCACCGAAAAGATCACCTGAAGAATCACCTACATACACATGACCCTAACAAAGAGACATTTAAGTGTGAAGAATGTGGCAAGAACTATAATACCAAGCTTGGGTTCAAACGTCACTTGGCCTTGCATGCTGCAACAAGTGGTGACCTCACTTGCAAGGTCTGTTTGCAGACTTTCGAAAGCACAGGAGTGCTGCTGGAGCACCTTAAATCTCATGCAGGCAAGTCGTCTGGcgggattaaagaaaaaaagcaccaGTGTGAGCATTGTGATCGCCGGTTCTACACCCGGAAAGATGTCCGGAGACATATGGTGGTGCACACTGGAAGAAAGGACTTCCTCTGTCAGTATTGTGCACAGAGATTTGGACGAAAGGATCACCTGACTCGACATATGAAGAAGAGTCACAATCAAGAACTTCTGAAGGTCAAAACAGAACCAGTGGATTTTCTGGATCCATTTACCTGTAATGTCTCTGTGCCCATAAAAGATGAGCTCCTTCCGGTGATGTCCTTACCTTCCAGTGAACTGTTATCAAAGCCATTCACAAACACTTTGCAGTTAAACCTCTATAACACTCCATTTCAGTCCATGCAGAGCTCGGGGTCTGCCCACCAAATGATCACAACTTTACCTTTGGGAATGACGTGCCCAATAGATATGGATGCCGTTCATCCTTCTCACCACCTTTCTTTCAAATACCCATTCAGTTCTACCTCATATGCAATTTCTATTCCTGAAAAAGAACAGCCATTGAAGGGGGAAATTGAGAGCTATCTGATGGAGCTACAAGGTGGTGTGCCCTCTTCATCCCAGGATTCTCAAGCATCATCATCTAAACTAGGGTTGGATCCTCAGATTGGGTCCCTTGATGATGGTGCAGGGGACCTCTCCCTGTCAAAAAGCTCTATTTCTATCAGTGACCCCATAAACACCCCAGCATTGGATTTTTCTCAGTTGTTTAATTTCATACCATTAAATGGTCCTCCCTATAATCCTATATCAGTGGGGAGCCTTGGAATGAGTTATTCCCAAGAAGAAGCACATTCTTCTGTGTCTCAGCTCCCCCCACAGACACAGGATCTGCCCGATCCTGCAAACACTCTAGGCCTGGGGTCTCTTCACTCACTGTCGGCAGCTTTCACAAGTAGTTTAAGCACAAGCACCACCCTGCCACGTTTCCATCAGGCTTTTCAGTAG